In one window of Candidatus Scalindua sp. DNA:
- the fdhF gene encoding formate dehydrogenase subunit alpha yields the protein MKKISLQINNKVYEANDGETIIQVTKKNRIPVPTLCHWELLSPFGQCRMCVVEVDGNLGPVTACNTPVWEGMDIVTESDNIAELRKNNLRLILANHPNDCMTCERTGMCKLQNYAYKYDVHAEWSQQTIRKFSEYPNNGVIEWDRDKCIMCARCARTCAELQGSYALGFKEGGFTALGTPNKTNISKLGDCELCGQCIEACPVGALTELSTKGKGRVWEFEKTRTTCTYCGTGCNYFLNVKDDKVVSISPCFDAPVNDRGSLCVKGRFGYEHIHHKDRITTPLIRKNGKLEEASWDEAINLIATRFKEIKEKHGPDSLGFLSSSRCTNEENYIFQKLGRMMGTNNIDNCARVCHSASVSGLAACYGGGAATNSFSQIRDAELLFVIGANPYEAHPILGLKIKDALKKDTKLIVGDPRRTQLAEIADVWLNLIPGTNIALLNGIIHVIIKEGLEDSEFIRNRTEGFEELKKGVEKYTPEYVSGITGVAKDRIIDAARMYATTDKAMIIYSLGMTEHTTGTYNVMALGNLATVTGHLGRASVGINPTRGQNNVQGACDMGALPDKFVGYQKVGDKAAQAKFEKAWGVKLDDKVGLTCTEMDIAMNEGKLKGYYIFGEDPAMTNANVNFVKSGLRKLEFLVVQDILPTETTEFAHVVLPGSSHAEKDGTFTNGERRIQLIRKAIEPLCGKADWETICLVANALGVKMDYTSASEIWDELASVAPMFAGVTHKKLGKNGIQWPCPDIDHPGTEIMYTEKFITASGKAKFNFNEHIASAEVPDDTYPLILTTGRRRQHYNNGSMTRRSSKIYEKWPEEVLELNPFDAKRFNITDSEKVLASSRRGEMEIRVHLTDRVQPGITFLAFHHRDALTNLLTNDAFDPICKIPELKSCAIKVEKLNGNGCK from the coding sequence ATGAAAAAAATCTCGTTACAGATTAACAACAAAGTATATGAGGCAAATGATGGTGAAACCATTATACAGGTAACAAAAAAGAACAGGATACCTGTTCCCACTTTGTGTCATTGGGAACTTTTAAGTCCGTTCGGTCAATGCAGGATGTGTGTTGTTGAGGTCGATGGAAACCTTGGTCCCGTAACAGCTTGTAATACACCGGTATGGGAGGGAATGGATATTGTTACGGAAAGCGATAACATTGCCGAACTCAGGAAAAACAACCTGAGGCTTATTCTTGCCAACCACCCTAACGACTGTATGACTTGCGAAAGAACCGGAATGTGCAAACTCCAAAACTATGCCTATAAGTATGATGTACACGCTGAATGGAGTCAACAGACCATACGTAAGTTCTCCGAGTACCCGAATAACGGAGTGATAGAGTGGGACCGTGACAAGTGTATCATGTGCGCAAGATGCGCCAGGACCTGTGCCGAGTTACAGGGATCCTATGCGCTTGGATTTAAAGAGGGAGGATTTACCGCATTAGGAACCCCAAATAAAACCAACATCTCCAAACTGGGTGACTGTGAGCTATGTGGACAATGCATCGAGGCCTGTCCGGTTGGCGCACTCACTGAATTATCTACCAAAGGGAAAGGGAGGGTCTGGGAATTTGAGAAGACCAGAACTACCTGTACCTATTGCGGAACCGGATGCAATTATTTTCTTAATGTAAAAGATGATAAGGTCGTCTCTATCTCTCCGTGCTTTGACGCACCGGTTAACGATAGAGGCAGTCTTTGTGTAAAGGGGAGATTTGGTTATGAGCATATCCATCATAAGGACAGGATAACCACACCGCTGATAAGGAAGAACGGAAAGCTGGAAGAGGCCAGTTGGGATGAGGCGATCAACCTCATCGCTACAAGATTTAAAGAAATTAAGGAAAAACATGGGCCTGACAGCTTGGGATTTCTCTCTTCATCACGGTGTACAAATGAAGAAAACTATATATTTCAGAAGCTCGGCCGGATGATGGGTACAAACAACATTGATAACTGTGCCAGGGTATGTCACAGCGCGAGCGTCTCAGGCCTCGCCGCATGCTATGGCGGCGGCGCTGCAACTAATTCATTCAGTCAGATCCGTGATGCTGAACTATTGTTCGTCATAGGGGCAAACCCCTATGAGGCTCACCCTATTCTCGGACTGAAAATAAAGGATGCTTTGAAAAAAGATACAAAACTGATAGTAGGAGACCCGAGAAGGACTCAGCTTGCAGAGATAGCAGATGTATGGTTGAATCTGATACCCGGTACAAATATCGCGCTCTTAAACGGAATCATACACGTAATTATCAAAGAAGGTCTCGAAGATTCAGAATTTATCAGGAACCGTACCGAGGGTTTTGAAGAGTTGAAGAAAGGTGTTGAGAAATATACGCCAGAATATGTTTCAGGTATAACGGGAGTTGCTAAAGACCGGATCATCGATGCTGCCAGAATGTATGCAACAACCGATAAGGCGATGATCATCTACAGTCTCGGTATGACCGAGCATACAACCGGTACCTATAATGTAATGGCCTTAGGAAATCTTGCCACCGTAACCGGTCATCTTGGAAGAGCAAGTGTCGGTATCAATCCTACCCGGGGTCAGAACAACGTTCAGGGAGCGTGTGATATGGGTGCGTTACCCGATAAATTTGTGGGTTACCAGAAGGTGGGAGACAAAGCTGCTCAGGCAAAATTTGAGAAGGCGTGGGGAGTAAAGCTGGATGACAAGGTAGGCTTGACATGTACCGAAATGGATATCGCAATGAATGAAGGCAAACTGAAGGGTTACTACATCTTCGGCGAAGATCCCGCCATGACAAATGCCAATGTCAATTTTGTGAAAAGCGGTCTGAGAAAATTAGAATTTCTTGTAGTACAGGACATTTTACCAACTGAAACCACTGAGTTTGCCCACGTTGTGCTTCCTGGATCAAGCCATGCAGAAAAGGACGGAACCTTCACGAATGGTGAACGAAGGATACAGCTCATCCGGAAGGCAATCGAACCATTATGCGGGAAAGCGGATTGGGAGACAATTTGTCTCGTAGCAAATGCCCTCGGTGTAAAGATGGATTACACTTCTGCATCAGAAATTTGGGATGAACTGGCAAGCGTTGCTCCTATGTTTGCCGGGGTAACCCACAAGAAACTTGGAAAGAACGGTATCCAGTGGCCATGCCCCGATATTGATCACCCTGGTACGGAAATCATGTACACAGAAAAATTCATAACAGCAAGCGGCAAGGCAAAGTTCAACTTCAACGAGCACATCGCTTCCGCGGAAGTACCTGATGATACGTATCCGCTGATCCTTACGACCGGTCGTCGCAGACAGCATTATAACAACGGTTCCATGACGAGAAGATCAAGCAAAATATATGAAAAGTGGCCGGAAGAAGTGCTGGAGTTGAATCCGTTTGATGCCAAACGATTTAACATAACTGACAGTGAAAAGGTACTTGCCAGCTCAAGGAGAGGAGAAATGGAGATAAGGGTACATCTAACCGATAGAGTGCAACCGGGTATAACATTTCTTGCATTCCATCACAGAGATGCATTGACAAACTTACTTACTAATGATGCATTCGATCCAATATGTAAGATCCCTGAGCTTAAGTCATGTGCAATCAAGGTTGAGAAATTAAACGGTAACGGATGCAAATAG
- a CDS encoding 4Fe-4S binding protein, with amino-acid sequence MINKKFTSKNCVTCKRCMIECAVRHSKAKNIYLSPLEKPVPLSRIKISYRKDKPYATYCQNCAKPKCRQSCEYGAITKFEDGNVIIDQEKCTGCWACIDACPFKAITKETEMNVAINCDDCKGYDDKACVEACKTSALNYIETKISAVAEVG; translated from the coding sequence ATGATAAATAAAAAATTTACGAGCAAGAACTGTGTTACCTGCAAGCGGTGCATGATCGAATGTGCAGTTCGGCATTCAAAAGCTAAGAACATATATCTTTCACCTTTAGAAAAACCGGTACCACTTTCCCGGATCAAGATAAGCTATAGAAAAGACAAGCCTTATGCCACCTATTGCCAGAATTGTGCCAAGCCGAAATGCAGGCAGTCATGTGAATACGGTGCAATTACAAAATTTGAGGATGGCAACGTCATAATTGATCAGGAAAAATGTACCGGTTGCTGGGCGTGTATCGATGCCTGCCCTTTTAAGGCGATCACAAAAGAGACAGAGATGAATGTTGCGATTAATTGTGACGATTGCAAGGGATATGACGACAAAGCATGCGTTGAGGCGTGCAAGACGTCAGCTCTCAATTATATCGAGACCAAAATTTCAGCTGTCGCTGAAGTTGGATAA
- a CDS encoding phosphoribosylanthranilate isomerase encodes MTRIKICGITNFEDAKIAVDYGTDAIGFVFAGSKRQVRKEKVKDIVQKLPPFVTLVGLFVNESAKNIEDICNYCRINTIQLHGNEQPGFLDSLKQFKIIKAFRIKNAEDIPQIQGYEANALLLDGYAENQMGGTGTTFDWRIAGKTETSLPIIIAGGLTHLNVSQAIRIANPYGVDVSSGVEIRPRKKDRQLVRKFIDAVRG; translated from the coding sequence ATGACAAGGATAAAGATTTGTGGTATAACAAATTTTGAAGATGCAAAAATAGCCGTTGATTACGGAACGGACGCTATCGGATTTGTGTTTGCCGGGAGCAAGAGACAGGTACGTAAAGAAAAAGTTAAAGATATTGTACAAAAGCTGCCGCCATTTGTCACCCTTGTAGGGCTGTTTGTCAATGAAAGTGCCAAGAATATTGAAGATATCTGTAACTACTGCAGAATCAACACTATACAGCTTCACGGCAATGAACAACCCGGTTTTTTAGATAGTCTGAAACAGTTTAAGATCATTAAGGCGTTTCGAATAAAAAATGCGGAGGACATTCCCCAGATACAAGGCTATGAGGCAAATGCCTTATTGCTGGACGGATATGCAGAAAACCAGATGGGAGGAACAGGAACCACCTTTGACTGGAGGATTGCAGGTAAAACAGAGACCTCACTCCCCATAATAATTGCAGGAGGACTGACACACCTGAATGTCTCGCAGGCAATACGTATTGCAAATCCCTACGGAGTCGACGTATCATCAGGTGTGGAGATACGGCCTAGGAAAAAAGACAGGCAGCTGGTCAGAAAATTTATTGATGCTGTCAGGGGATAA
- a CDS encoding cation diffusion facilitator family transporter, which translates to MAGEFNKKIAQRVIKNFDDVDNKAVRISYGLVAGWFGIYVTFVLFLVQITLGLLSGSVSLIANAFHLLSHLANSIILVVSFKVTARPATEKNPFGHGRIEHIAPLVMSILLFVSGVQIVEKSLHQVFSPHELNYYPALPWILFLTIIIKHWLSRFVRFLGERVDSHAILANAAHHKIESVMTLTVTVGLIAGHYLHHPELDGYIGIFVSAWLLYQGYSHGREAIVPLLGQAPDKDIIKKIRETAKSVEGIEDVHEIIVHDYGSMYLISFHAEIPERFGSIEMHEIVERSEHKLRKTFGGEAVCHVDPLMEKSPKIQALEERFKEIVNAFSQIVGYHDFRVVHGNDDKVILVADIDLKEDVLSESYDQISEEFEAQIKKEIQDIQYCSFYITPKFSY; encoded by the coding sequence ATGGCAGGAGAATTCAATAAAAAAATAGCGCAAAGAGTTATAAAAAATTTTGATGATGTAGATAACAAAGCGGTACGAATCAGTTACGGTCTGGTTGCCGGCTGGTTCGGGATTTATGTTACCTTTGTACTTTTTCTGGTGCAGATTACTCTCGGCCTCTTATCAGGGTCAGTATCTCTTATCGCCAATGCGTTTCATCTCCTCTCACACCTGGCAAACTCAATCATACTTGTCGTGAGTTTCAAGGTGACGGCGCGTCCTGCTACAGAGAAGAATCCATTTGGTCATGGAAGAATAGAACATATCGCACCTCTTGTCATGTCTATATTGCTTTTTGTTTCCGGTGTTCAGATAGTAGAGAAGTCTCTTCACCAGGTTTTTTCCCCGCATGAACTCAACTATTATCCTGCACTCCCATGGATTCTTTTCTTGACTATAATAATAAAACACTGGCTCTCACGGTTTGTACGCTTTCTGGGAGAGAGAGTTGATTCCCATGCTATCCTGGCAAATGCGGCTCATCATAAGATTGAATCTGTCATGACACTTACGGTAACCGTGGGGTTAATTGCTGGTCATTATCTTCATCATCCCGAGCTGGATGGGTATATCGGTATTTTCGTTTCAGCCTGGTTACTCTACCAGGGGTACTCTCATGGTAGAGAGGCAATTGTTCCTCTGCTCGGACAGGCCCCTGATAAAGACATTATAAAAAAGATCCGAGAGACGGCAAAATCTGTCGAAGGTATTGAGGATGTTCACGAGATTATTGTGCATGACTATGGATCGATGTATCTTATTTCATTCCATGCGGAAATACCCGAACGGTTCGGATCAATTGAAATGCATGAAATAGTTGAACGAAGTGAACACAAACTGAGAAAAACATTCGGAGGAGAAGCGGTATGTCATGTTGATCCTTTAATGGAAAAAAGCCCTAAAATTCAGGCACTGGAGGAGAGATTTAAAGAGATAGTGAATGCGTTTTCCCAGATTGTAGGCTACCATGATTTTCGGGTTGTGCATGGAAATGATGATAAAGTTATCCTGGTAGCCGATATAGATTTGAAAGAAGATGTGCTCAGTGAGAGTTATGATCAGATCTCTGAAGAATTTGAAGCTCAGATAAAAAAAGAGATTCAGGATATTCAATACTGCAGTTTCTATATCACACCAAAATTTTCATACTGA
- a CDS encoding DEAD/DEAH box helicase: MESVIKSFEDLGLSKRVLSVLKQKGFEEPTPIQAKTIPAILSGKKDIVGQAQTGTGKTAAFGLPILELLTEKSKSVQALVLTPTRELATQVAEEINSLKGKKNLSIIPIYGGQSMDLQLRSLKKGIDVVVGTPGRIIDHLKRRTLKLDKISFLVLDEADEMLNMGFLEDVSEIIENTGPDKRTMLFSATMPPEIIKIAKKYMGEYDILKVTTGQLTTNKTDQIYFEVSAADKFEALCRIIDIEEEFYGLVFCRTKINVDTVANHLMERGYDADALHGDMSQSQREKILQKFKKQLLNILVATDVAARGIDVQNLTHVINYSLPQDPESYVHRIGRTGRAGKGGNAITFITPEEYRKLQFIKREAKTDIRKAKLPEVSDIINIKKNRIKVDLEDIVKSSPRSGYLEMSRELLENNEPVNILAALLQHAFQDELDETSYTKIENVVVDMKGKTRLFVTHGKQDGFTRKKLVNVIKEKCGISNEKIRDVQILDKFSFVTLPFHEAETLLSYFKKRKQGVGPSFSKAKKSQKKRN; encoded by the coding sequence ATGGAATCTGTGATAAAATCATTTGAAGATTTAGGTCTATCTAAAAGAGTATTAAGTGTCCTGAAGCAAAAGGGATTTGAAGAACCAACACCGATACAGGCAAAGACCATACCCGCCATATTGTCAGGAAAGAAAGATATTGTCGGGCAAGCACAAACCGGTACGGGCAAGACTGCCGCCTTCGGTCTTCCCATACTAGAACTCTTGACAGAAAAGTCAAAGTCTGTACAGGCCCTCGTTCTCACTCCAACGAGAGAATTGGCTACCCAGGTGGCTGAAGAGATTAATTCATTAAAGGGAAAGAAAAATTTGAGCATTATTCCCATCTACGGTGGACAATCGATGGACCTGCAGCTCAGAAGCCTTAAGAAAGGGATAGATGTGGTAGTTGGTACCCCCGGAAGGATAATTGACCATCTTAAACGCCGCACATTGAAGTTAGACAAAATATCGTTTCTTGTATTGGATGAAGCTGATGAAATGCTGAACATGGGTTTCCTTGAAGATGTCAGCGAGATAATAGAAAATACCGGTCCTGACAAGCGTACGATGCTATTTTCTGCCACGATGCCGCCGGAAATCATCAAGATTGCTAAAAAATACATGGGCGAATACGATATTCTCAAGGTAACGACCGGTCAGCTCACCACAAATAAGACTGACCAGATCTATTTTGAGGTATCTGCTGCAGATAAATTTGAGGCTCTTTGTAGAATCATAGACATTGAAGAGGAGTTTTATGGACTGGTCTTCTGCAGAACCAAGATAAATGTTGATACTGTCGCTAACCACCTGATGGAGCGAGGATATGATGCCGATGCCTTGCATGGAGATATGTCACAGAGCCAGCGGGAAAAAATATTACAAAAATTTAAAAAACAACTCCTCAATATCCTTGTAGCAACCGATGTTGCTGCCCGGGGAATAGACGTGCAGAACCTTACCCACGTGATCAACTATTCTCTGCCCCAGGATCCGGAATCATATGTTCACAGAATCGGCCGTACGGGCCGGGCGGGTAAAGGGGGAAATGCCATAACATTTATCACTCCTGAAGAATACAGAAAATTACAATTTATTAAGAGAGAAGCAAAAACAGATATTCGTAAAGCGAAGCTGCCCGAGGTTTCGGATATCATCAACATTAAAAAAAACAGGATTAAGGTCGACCTTGAAGACATTGTAAAATCCTCTCCAAGGAGTGGATATCTCGAAATGTCCAGGGAGCTTTTAGAAAATAATGAGCCAGTGAATATTTTGGCAGCCCTTTTACAACATGCCTTTCAGGACGAGCTGGACGAGACAAGCTATACAAAGATAGAAAATGTAGTTGTTGATATGAAAGGAAAAACACGTCTCTTCGTCACCCATGGCAAACAGGACGGTTTCACACGTAAAAAACTGGTGAATGTTATCAAAGAAAAGTGCGGTATCTCAAATGAAAAAATACGCGACGTTCAAATCCTCGATAAGTTCTCCTTTGTGACACTCCCTTTCCATGAGGCAGAAACGTTATTATCTTACTTTAAAAAGAGAAAACAAGGGGTTGGCCCATCCTTTTCAAAGGCGAAGAAGAGTCAGAAAAAACGTAACTGA
- a CDS encoding polysaccharide biosynthesis protein: MIEFRKGFLIKNRRIVVTAIHILQVVVANYLAFLLRFETPFSTVYADQLFPSLPVLLTIRLALYLQAGMYKDLWRYSSISDMISIIRTVAIGSVVFFVINRYFLGSTYYPLSVYVLEWMLLLFISCGTRLLIRVCFKKYRSFQSSARKILIIGTTAGEAIVRDMKNNPGSSYNPIGFMDEDPYKKGLEIHGVPIFGQISGLAGVIKKQKPDEILISMVSTDSKTIKSIYDQSKPFNIPIKKLPGINDILVGNISVEARLGQRLIDAGMVKETQIQEALALQKNEGGMLGSILVQSGYIKEEELFSYLTEQSGISRMKPISLEDLIQREQVRSDIQSVREFIQGKTVMVTGAGGSIGSELCRQLIKYNPAHLVLYERYENSLFHIDHELNRFEENRAKKNFTPVIGDMLDTRNLEYVFSTYRPQIIFHAAAHKHVPLLEQNPLEAVKNNVFGTKNVIEAAVKYNAESFVLISSDKAVNPTSTMGATKRIAEFLTIAMNAFSSTKFSTVRFGNVLGSNGSVIKIFEEQLKRGGPLTITHPEIKRFFMLIPEAIQLVLMAAALKKGGQILVLDMGEQIKIVELAENLIRLSGFVPHKEIKMEFTGLRPGEKLYEELFDKSEKVISTMHEKFWLTIPETPSIGEFNNQIAELERIVRDNAIDEVVSAIKDIVPSFKCDYHHETDQSLSQNTG, translated from the coding sequence ATGATAGAGTTCCGAAAAGGTTTTTTGATTAAGAACAGGCGTATAGTGGTGACAGCCATTCATATCCTTCAGGTAGTGGTGGCGAATTATCTTGCCTTTCTCCTGAGATTTGAGACACCATTTTCGACTGTGTATGCAGACCAGCTGTTCCCTTCACTTCCTGTCCTGTTGACAATCCGCCTTGCCCTTTACCTTCAGGCGGGCATGTATAAAGATCTCTGGCGTTATTCAAGTATCAGCGACATGATCAGTATTATAAGGACGGTTGCAATCGGAAGTGTCGTATTCTTTGTGATAAACAGGTATTTCCTGGGGAGTACCTACTATCCTCTCTCGGTGTACGTGCTTGAATGGATGCTGCTTCTGTTTATTTCCTGCGGGACCAGGCTTTTGATCAGGGTCTGTTTCAAGAAGTATCGAAGCTTTCAATCGTCAGCCAGAAAGATCCTGATTATTGGTACGACAGCTGGTGAAGCAATTGTACGGGATATGAAAAACAACCCGGGATCATCGTATAACCCGATCGGGTTCATGGACGAAGACCCGTATAAAAAAGGGCTTGAGATACACGGTGTTCCCATCTTCGGTCAAATAAGCGGCCTGGCTGGCGTGATAAAGAAGCAGAAGCCTGATGAGATACTGATTTCAATGGTTTCAACGGACAGTAAAACGATTAAGAGTATCTATGACCAAAGTAAGCCCTTTAACATTCCTATCAAGAAACTGCCCGGGATAAATGATATCCTTGTGGGCAATATTTCCGTGGAAGCGAGACTTGGTCAGCGTTTAATTGACGCCGGCATGGTGAAGGAAACCCAGATACAGGAGGCCCTTGCCTTACAGAAGAATGAGGGGGGGATGCTGGGTTCGATACTGGTTCAAAGCGGGTATATCAAGGAGGAAGAGCTTTTTTCTTATCTTACCGAGCAGAGCGGTATTTCCCGTATGAAACCGATATCGCTTGAAGATCTGATCCAGAGAGAGCAGGTGAGGTCTGACATACAATCAGTGCGGGAATTTATCCAGGGGAAAACGGTGATGGTAACGGGGGCAGGCGGTTCGATAGGGTCTGAGCTGTGCCGTCAGTTAATTAAGTACAACCCCGCTCACCTGGTGCTCTATGAGAGATATGAGAACAGTCTGTTTCATATAGATCATGAATTAAACCGTTTTGAAGAGAACAGGGCAAAGAAGAACTTTACGCCGGTGATAGGAGACATGCTGGATACCAGGAATCTGGAATATGTCTTTTCCACATACAGGCCTCAGATTATTTTTCATGCGGCGGCACACAAACATGTTCCCCTGTTAGAGCAGAACCCGCTGGAGGCGGTCAAGAACAATGTCTTCGGTACAAAAAATGTGATAGAAGCGGCGGTGAAGTACAATGCGGAGAGTTTTGTGCTGATCTCATCAGACAAGGCGGTAAACCCGACAAGTACCATGGGGGCCACGAAACGCATAGCCGAGTTTTTAACGATAGCGATGAATGCCTTTTCAAGTACAAAATTTTCAACCGTACGGTTTGGAAATGTGCTGGGGAGTAATGGAAGTGTTATCAAGATCTTCGAGGAGCAGTTGAAGCGGGGAGGGCCATTAACGATTACGCATCCGGAGATAAAGAGGTTTTTCATGCTGATACCGGAGGCGATCCAGCTGGTTCTTATGGCGGCGGCGCTGAAGAAGGGTGGACAGATTCTGGTGCTTGATATGGGAGAGCAGATAAAGATCGTAGAGCTTGCGGAGAATCTGATAAGGCTTTCGGGGTTTGTTCCTCATAAGGAGATTAAGATGGAGTTTACGGGTCTTCGCCCTGGTGAGAAGTTGTATGAAGAGCTGTTTGACAAATCGGAAAAGGTTATCAGCACGATGCATGAAAAGTTCTGGCTGACGATTCCTGAAACTCCTTCGATAGGGGAATTTAACAATCAGATTGCGGAACTTGAACGCATTGTTCGGGACAATGCAATAGACGAAGTAGTCTCGGCAATTAAGGACATCGTGCCAAGTTTTAAATGTGATTACCACCATGAAACTGATCAGTCATTGTCGCAGAATACTGGATAA
- a CDS encoding ATP-binding cassette domain-containing protein: MISVQNLSKQYFGHVIFNHISFGLSPRERIGLIGRNGHGKTTLFRLLTGEEHYDEGTIKIPKDYRIGYLSQHISFTKPTVLEEGCRGLQENQKEEEWRVKKILSGLGFSEGDFYRSPSEFSGGYQIRLNLAKVLVSEPNLLLLDEPTNFLDIISIRWLTHFLNSWPNEIMIISHDRSFMDTVTTHIMGIHRTKIKKIQGTTKEYYERIAQEEEIYEKERLNEEKKRKQAEQFINSFRAKARHASLVQSRIKTLEKQEINKKLDKIPILSFSFGSAAFRAKYVQEVHKVAFSYDGRPPYLFSDLDLAIESRDRIGIIGQNGKGKTTLLKLLAGGLAPVEGKITNHPQAEIGYYEQANTATLNDTLTIEEEISLSNPFLERRKVRDICGAMMFSGDSALKKIHVLSGGEKCRVLFGKILVSPTNLLLLDEPTHHLDLQSCDAMIEAITSFEGAVVMVTHNEYILHKIANKLIVFQDDKAFLFYGGYAKFLDQIGWDDQESITLGKKVASIQAKPQKTITQKDARKARAALFTKRSKTLTPYKKKIEKIEKAIDELEQHLHNDTEALIKASYEKDGNSITALSLSVKKTRSEINNLYEALEEITERFEQEKLVFKQEEDSL; encoded by the coding sequence ATGATCTCTGTACAAAATCTCAGTAAACAGTATTTCGGACACGTCATCTTTAATCACATCTCTTTTGGTCTCAGCCCCCGTGAGCGAATTGGCCTCATAGGAAGAAACGGTCATGGGAAAACAACCCTTTTCCGGCTCCTCACAGGCGAGGAACACTATGATGAGGGTACCATTAAGATCCCAAAGGATTATCGCATTGGGTATCTGAGTCAGCATATCTCTTTTACAAAGCCGACAGTCCTGGAAGAAGGCTGTCGCGGTCTGCAGGAGAATCAAAAAGAGGAAGAGTGGAGGGTCAAAAAGATCCTTTCAGGCCTTGGATTTTCAGAGGGTGATTTCTATCGAAGTCCCTCCGAATTCTCAGGTGGTTACCAGATACGCCTGAATCTGGCAAAAGTCCTGGTTTCCGAACCAAACTTACTGTTACTTGATGAGCCCACCAATTTTCTCGATATCATTTCTATCCGCTGGCTGACACATTTTTTGAATTCCTGGCCAAATGAGATCATGATTATAAGCCATGACAGGAGTTTCATGGATACGGTGACGACACACATCATGGGCATCCACCGGACCAAGATAAAAAAAATTCAGGGTACAACAAAAGAGTATTATGAGAGGATTGCCCAAGAAGAGGAAATTTACGAAAAAGAGCGTCTCAACGAAGAGAAAAAGAGAAAGCAGGCAGAACAGTTCATTAACAGTTTCCGGGCAAAGGCACGCCATGCGAGCCTGGTACAATCAAGGATCAAGACCCTTGAAAAACAGGAAATAAATAAGAAACTGGATAAAATCCCTATCCTTTCATTCTCGTTTGGTTCCGCTGCTTTTCGAGCCAAGTATGTGCAGGAAGTACACAAGGTGGCATTCTCCTACGATGGCAGACCTCCCTATTTGTTTAGCGACCTCGATCTTGCTATCGAGAGCCGAGACAGGATCGGCATCATAGGCCAAAACGGAAAAGGGAAAACGACTCTCTTGAAACTGCTGGCAGGCGGATTAGCCCCTGTTGAGGGCAAGATTACAAACCACCCGCAAGCAGAAATCGGATACTATGAACAAGCCAATACCGCAACCCTCAACGACACACTGACAATCGAGGAAGAGATTTCACTGAGTAACCCATTTCTCGAACGGAGAAAAGTCAGGGATATCTGCGGTGCGATGATGTTTTCAGGGGATAGCGCCCTCAAGAAGATACATGTCCTCTCAGGAGGAGAGAAATGCAGAGTCTTGTTCGGTAAAATACTGGTATCACCAACCAACCTTCTCCTGCTTGACGAACCCACACATCATCTGGACCTTCAATCATGCGATGCTATGATTGAGGCTATCACCTCTTTTGAGGGTGCCGTAGTCATGGTAACGCACAATGAATATATTCTTCACAAGATTGCAAACAAGTTGATTGTCTTTCAAGATGACAAGGCATTTCTCTTTTATGGCGGATACGCAAAGTTCCTTGACCAGATCGGCTGGGACGACCAGGAGAGCATTACGCTCGGAAAGAAAGTGGCCAGTATACAGGCAAAACCTCAGAAGACAATTACCCAGAAGGATGCAAGAAAGGCGCGTGCCGCACTTTTTACCAAACGGTCAAAAACTCTCACACCTTACAAAAAAAAGATAGAGAAGATCGAGAAAGCCATTGACGAATTGGAACAGCATCTTCACAATGACACAGAAGCCCTCATAAAGGCGTCCTACGAAAAAGATGGAAACAGCATCACCGCACTATCTCTCTCTGTAAAGAAAACCAGAAGCGAAATCAACAACCTGTACGAAGCGCTGGAAGAGATTACAGAACGCTTCGAACAGGAAAAGTTGGTTTTTAAACAAGAAGAGGATTCGTTGTAG